In Candidatus Poribacteria bacterium, the genomic stretch ACTCCGCGCTTTTGAACATTTCGGTGAAGGTGGTAGAATGGCGTTTGCTGTCTCTCTACAGTTTGACAACGGTGCAGTGGGCACGCTGAACATGGTTGCGGGTGCACCAGCACTAGAGACGGCGGTCATGGTTACTGGCGATGGTGGACATGCAGTCAATGTGCACAACATGCAGCGGGTACAGTATCTGAAGCCAGATGCGTGGCGAGGTGTCGGCGGTTATCGGGATTTCCCGACCCTGGAATGGAATCAAGGAACCCACTACCGTGGCTACGGACGCCACGGTTACCTCGAACAGATGGAGCATTTTGCCCAGTCCATCCTCGCTGGCAGACAACCTCGGGCAAGCCTTGACGATGCTTGCGAAGTGATGCGGATCTGTCAAGCGATTGCCGACAGCCATGGACAGAGTGCCTCAGTTCAAATCAAAAGAGACTGAACGGGAAAGGGGAAATAACCGTGCCACAGATTAACGTTACAACCAAACCCAACGGTGCAGGGCGCAGTTGGCTGGAAGTGGGATATTATGAAACGGATTCGTTTGGGCGCAAACAGTGGATTAAGCGGGAGGTACCCCATCAAGATCGACGGCTGACAACAGATCGTCAATATTCAGATCGAGGCGAGACCGTCGACTGGATTATATTGGTGCCGGATAATTACCCTCTCACCATTGTCAAAGTTAACTACGATCGTCTCAACCCTAGGCAATTGGAGGTCATCTGGGAGCCAGATAGTGGAATGTCCGAGGCCGACCGCAAAGATAAAATAAAACGTGTATTTGAACTAACATCAGAAAATGAAGAGCTGACCAATTTATTGAAAGAATTGCTGCCTGAAAAGGAGAATTCATGAGTTCATCAAACGCTATAGTCACCAGAGAACAACTTTGCGAAAAAATACAACAACTCCCACAGGTCGATATCGGACATTTTCCAACACCTTTGGAAGAGTGTCCGCGCTTATCACAGGCGTTGGGCGGTCCCCGCATCTTCATCAAACGTGAGGACTGTTCAGGGCTTGCGTTCGGCGGGAACAAGGTGCGCCAATTAACCTTTACAATCGGTGATGGAGTAAATCAGGGAGCGGACACAATCATTCAAGGTGCTGCCTCGCAATCAAACCATTGCCGGCAAGCTGCCGCCGCTTCGGCAAAGTTGGGGTTGAAGTGTTACCTTCGGCTCTCTCGGGATAACAAAAGCGTGAGGCAGGGGAATGTACTGCTGGACGATTTGGCTGGTGCGGACGTTGAATTTGTTGACGCATCTATGGGCACCGAACTTGACGCTGTTAAATATGCTCTCGCCGAAGAATTGAAGGAAAAGGGGCTAAAACCCCATGTCCTTGCTGCCCCCAGATCAACAGCTCTCGCCGCCGTTGCCTTTTCGTGGTGCATCGCCGAAATCCACGAACAACAAGAAGCGATGGGGATTGATGCCGATTGGATTTACGCGGCTTCGGCGGGCGGAACGCAGGGAGGATTGATTCTCGGAACCAAGGCACTGGACATGAAATTGAAACCCTTTGGGATTGCACCAATTAGTTGGCCTGATCGAACAGAGCGCATCCGAAACGCTGCAAACGATGCAGCAGCAATTTTGGGGCTTGATCTCGTTATCAACGATGACGATGTACGTAACTCCGACGATTACGTCGGGGAAGATTACGGTATCCTCACACCCGAATGTGTTGATGCCCTGAAACTGATGGCGCAGACTGAAGGAATCTTCCTCGACCCCTCGTACACAAGCAAGGCGTTCTCAGG encodes the following:
- a CDS encoding pyridoxal-phosphate dependent enzyme yields the protein MSSSNAIVTREQLCEKIQQLPQVDIGHFPTPLEECPRLSQALGGPRIFIKREDCSGLAFGGNKVRQLTFTIGDGVNQGADTIIQGAASQSNHCRQAAAASAKLGLKCYLRLSRDNKSVRQGNVLLDDLAGADVEFVDASMGTELDAVKYALAEELKEKGLKPHVLAAPRSTALAAVAFSWCIAEIHEQQEAMGIDADWIYAASAGGTQGGLILGTKALDMKLKPFGIAPISWPDRTERIRNAANDAAAILGLDLVINDDDVRNSDDYVGEDYGILTPECVDALKLMAQTEGIFLDPSYTSKAFSG